A segment of the Synechococcus sp. CBW1002 genome:
GGGGTCTCGGCCGCCTTCGCCTTCAACTTGCTGGCCCGGCTCAATCGGGATCTGCAGGGCAGCTTCGACCCCACCCAGTTCCGGTACCAGGCCCGCTGGCAGCCGCAGCACAGCCGCATCGCCATGGCGCTGGTAAGCCGGCGGGAGCAGATGGTGCAGCTGGCCGGATCCAGCTGGCCGTTCGCTGCCGGGGAGCCGCTGATCACCGAATACAGCCACAAGTACACGCCTGAGGCGTTCGCGGCGCTGGCGGCCGACGCCGGCTGGCGGGGCACCCGCCGTTGGAGCGATCCGGCCAACGACCTGTCCCTGCACCTGCTGGTGCAGGCAGACTCGGAACCAGAGACAACGGTGGGGCGATGAGCCTCCAGGAGCAGCCATGAGCCGGGACGAACAACGGGCGGCGATGCGCCAGGTGCGCGAAGGGCTGATCGAAGAACTGGAGGGGCTCTACCACCAGGCCTTCGATCGGATCGGCCGCGTCGAGCTGGGGGAGGGGGCCGTGGCGCGGCTCACC
Coding sequences within it:
- a CDS encoding hercynine metabolism small protein produces the protein MSRDEQRAAMRQVREGLIEELEGLYHQAFDRIGRVELGEGAVARLTQLLLRSREAAITPLQEEIEAPLITRAPGESPPAAAAEPTGA